From the genome of Nitrosopumilus sp., one region includes:
- a CDS encoding ATP-binding cassette domain-containing protein, whose translation MTSVLEVEDLSIGYNSHLAVDKISFDVQEGDLLGIVGPNGAGKTTLFRAILGLQQYSGKIKLFGFEGSKYRSLLPLIGYVPQKVAFEPNFPATVYDIVSMGVISDKKLVKGAKLIQQCGCCWNRLYEEIGNNDDKITEALETVGLESLRNRRIGELSGGELQRVFIAKSLVKDPLLLILDEPVTSVDVESQTKFYNVIKKINEKNNITIVWSSHDLDAISKYANRVACMNKKLFFHGEKEKFFSDKELLKTYTESSMQMHMHDHGMH comes from the coding sequence ATGACCAGTGTACTTGAGGTAGAAGATCTCAGCATAGGTTACAACAGTCATCTGGCAGTAGACAAAATCAGTTTTGATGTGCAGGAAGGAGACCTGCTTGGGATTGTTGGACCAAATGGAGCAGGAAAGACAACATTGTTCAGGGCAATTTTGGGGCTGCAACAGTATTCTGGAAAAATCAAGCTGTTTGGATTTGAAGGCTCAAAGTACCGTTCGTTGTTGCCTTTGATTGGGTATGTGCCACAAAAGGTAGCATTTGAGCCAAACTTTCCTGCAACAGTATACGACATTGTCTCAATGGGGGTAATATCGGATAAAAAATTAGTCAAGGGAGCCAAGTTGATTCAACAGTGTGGCTGTTGCTGGAACAGATTGTATGAGGAAATTGGAAACAATGATGACAAGATAACGGAAGCCCTAGAAACAGTTGGATTGGAATCTCTGAGAAATAGGAGGATCGGTGAGCTTTCAGGAGGAGAACTACAGCGCGTATTCATTGCAAAATCTCTTGTAAAGGACCCATTACTGCTAATATTGGATGAACCAGTAACCAGCGTTGATGTTGAATCACAGACCAAATTTTATAACGTCATAAAAAAGATCAATGAAAAAAACAATATCACGATAGTGTGGTCATCTCATGACCTTGATGCAATATCAAAATATGCAAACAGGGTTGCATGTATGAATAAAAAATTATTCTTTCATGGTGAGAAAGAAAAATTTTTCTCTGACAAGGAACTTCTCAAGACATATACTGAATCATCAATGCAGATGCATATGCACGATCATGGCATGCATTGA
- a CDS encoding iron chelate uptake ABC transporter family permease subunit, translating to MVLEALSYTFVQKALVSGIAVALICSFMGTFLVLRRYSLFGDGIAHVAFGGISVGLFLGVFPLWTAFIVSILGGLGLQKLRQSTQISGDSAVAVVLVSGLAIGVILVSSSGGFSVDLFSFLFGSILLISNEDTLMILVISAAIIATLTVMQKQFLHLTFNEEQAKIAGLPVTLLNYAFVILASITVVTSMRLVGILMISALIVIPNIAAMTFGKGFKKTVGISMFISVISVVSGILLSYYYNVAPSGTIVMIAVAILIGVLVARSAGLISKIEIKKQPQTTHNS from the coding sequence ATGGTTCTTGAGGCACTCTCTTATACATTCGTACAAAAGGCACTAGTTTCGGGAATTGCGGTTGCTCTGATTTGTTCTTTTATGGGAACGTTTCTTGTGTTAAGACGATATTCTCTGTTTGGTGATGGGATAGCCCACGTTGCATTTGGAGGAATTTCGGTCGGTTTGTTTTTGGGTGTGTTTCCATTGTGGACTGCATTCATCGTATCGATTCTTGGAGGACTAGGACTGCAAAAGCTCAGACAAAGCACTCAGATATCTGGAGATTCTGCAGTTGCAGTAGTGCTGGTTTCAGGATTGGCCATAGGTGTAATTTTGGTGAGTTCTTCTGGAGGTTTTTCAGTGGATTTGTTTAGCTTTTTGTTTGGAAGTATCTTGCTCATTAGCAATGAAGATACCTTGATGATTCTTGTAATCAGTGCAGCAATTATTGCCACCCTGACAGTCATGCAAAAACAATTTCTCCACCTTACATTCAACGAGGAACAGGCAAAAATTGCAGGACTGCCAGTCACCTTGTTAAACTATGCATTTGTGATACTGGCATCCATAACGGTTGTAACGTCAATGAGGTTGGTTGGAATCCTGATGATATCTGCACTTATTGTCATACCAAACATCGCTGCGATGACGTTTGGCAAAGGTTTCAAAAAGACAGTCGGCATATCTATGTTTATTTCCGTCATATCTGTGGTGAGTGGAATTCTTTTATCATACTATTACAATGTTGCACCCTCAGGAACGATAGTTATGATTGCAGTTGCAATTCTCATAGGAGTTCTTGTTGCAAGATCTGCCGGACTCATATCAAAAATAGAGATAAAGAAACAACCCCAGACGACGCATAACAGCTGA